The Burkholderia mayonis genome window below encodes:
- the hutG gene encoding N-formylglutamate deformylase codes for MNTASHPPVFTLHRGTLPLLVSIPHAGTHIPEEIAATMTPVARYVDDCDWHLERLYDFAKALGASVLVPSHARYVVDLNRPPDDANLYPGQDTTGLVPVDTFDKAPLYADGDEPTVTEIARRRERYWTPYHDALVGELQRLKDEHGRALLWEAHSIRSHVPRFFDGRLPDFNFGTSSGASAAPGLADKLAALVDKHGGYTSIANGRFKGGYITRHYGAPENGVQSVQLELVQATYMEEARPYSYDETKAQRIAPLLEALLTAALEHR; via the coding sequence ATGAACACCGCATCGCATCCGCCGGTATTCACGCTGCATCGCGGCACGCTGCCGCTGCTCGTGTCGATACCGCACGCAGGCACCCACATTCCAGAAGAAATCGCCGCGACGATGACGCCCGTCGCGCGCTACGTCGACGACTGCGACTGGCATCTCGAGCGTCTGTACGATTTCGCGAAGGCGCTTGGCGCGTCGGTGCTCGTGCCGTCGCACGCGCGCTACGTCGTCGACCTGAACCGTCCGCCCGACGACGCGAATCTCTACCCGGGCCAGGACACGACGGGCCTCGTGCCCGTCGACACGTTCGACAAGGCGCCGCTGTACGCGGACGGCGACGAGCCGACCGTCACTGAGATCGCGCGCCGTCGCGAGCGGTACTGGACGCCGTATCACGATGCGCTCGTCGGCGAGCTGCAGCGCCTGAAGGACGAACACGGCCGCGCGCTGCTGTGGGAAGCGCATTCGATCCGCTCGCACGTGCCGCGCTTCTTCGACGGCCGGCTGCCGGACTTCAACTTCGGCACGTCGAGCGGCGCGAGCGCGGCGCCGGGGCTCGCCGACAAGCTGGCTGCGCTCGTCGACAAGCACGGCGGCTACACGTCGATCGCGAACGGACGCTTCAAGGGCGGCTACATCACGCGGCACTACGGCGCACCGGAGAACGGCGTGCAGTCGGTGCAGCTCGAGCTCGTGCAGGCGACCTACATGGAAGAGGCGCGGCCTTATTCGTATGACGAAACGAAGGCGCAGCGCATCGCGCCGCTACTCGAGGCGCTCCTGACGGCTGCGCTCGAGCATCGTTGA
- the hutU gene encoding urocanate hydratase gives MNHPKHIDPRLDPTRVIRAPRGSEKRCKNWLAEAAYRMIQNNLDPEVAEHPHALVVYGGIGRAARNWDCFDQILASLKDLNDDETLLVQSGKPVGVFRTHENAPRVLIANSNLVPHWATWDHFNELDRKGLMMYGQMTAGSWIYIGSQGIVQGTYETFFSVANQHFNGDPSGRWILTGGLGGMGGAQPLAATMAGFSMIAVECDESRIDFRLKTRYVDKKAKTLDEALAMIDDAKRAGKPVSIGLLGNAADVFAEIVARGITPDCVTDQTSAHDPINGYLPQGWTVEQWREAQKVAPDSIVKAAKQSMAVQVRAMLTLQERGAATLDYGNNIRQMALEMGVENAFDFPGFVPAYIRPLFCEGKGPFRWVALSGDPEDIYKTDQKVKELIPDDPHLHNWLDMARERIAFQGLPARICWVGVKDRYRLGQAFNEMVKNGELKAPIVIGRDHLDTGSVASPNRETESMKDGSDAVSDWPLLNALLNTAGGASWVSLHHGGGVGMGFSQHAGVVIVADGTDAAHERLGRVLFNDPATGVMRHADAGYELAQRTAKEAGLKLPMLGR, from the coding sequence ATGAATCACCCGAAACATATCGATCCGCGTCTCGATCCGACCCGCGTGATCCGTGCGCCGCGCGGCAGCGAGAAGCGCTGCAAGAACTGGCTTGCCGAAGCCGCATACCGGATGATCCAGAACAACCTCGATCCGGAGGTCGCCGAGCATCCGCACGCGCTCGTCGTCTACGGCGGCATCGGCCGCGCGGCGCGCAACTGGGATTGCTTCGACCAGATTCTCGCGTCGCTGAAAGACTTGAACGACGACGAGACGCTGCTCGTGCAATCGGGCAAGCCGGTCGGCGTGTTTCGCACGCACGAGAACGCGCCGCGCGTGCTGATCGCGAACTCGAACCTCGTGCCGCACTGGGCGACGTGGGATCATTTCAACGAGCTCGACCGCAAGGGCCTGATGATGTACGGCCAGATGACGGCGGGCAGCTGGATCTACATCGGCAGCCAGGGGATCGTGCAGGGCACGTATGAGACGTTCTTCTCGGTTGCGAACCAGCACTTCAACGGCGATCCGAGCGGCCGCTGGATCCTGACGGGCGGCCTCGGCGGGATGGGCGGCGCGCAGCCGCTCGCGGCGACGATGGCGGGCTTCTCGATGATCGCGGTCGAATGCGACGAATCGCGGATCGACTTTCGCCTGAAGACGCGCTACGTCGACAAGAAGGCGAAGACGCTCGACGAGGCGCTCGCGATGATCGACGATGCGAAGCGCGCGGGCAAGCCGGTGTCGATCGGGCTTCTCGGCAACGCGGCCGACGTGTTCGCCGAGATCGTCGCGCGCGGCATCACGCCGGACTGCGTGACCGACCAGACGAGCGCGCACGATCCGATCAACGGCTACCTGCCGCAGGGCTGGACCGTCGAGCAGTGGCGCGAAGCGCAGAAGGTCGCGCCGGACAGCATCGTGAAGGCGGCGAAGCAGTCGATGGCGGTGCAGGTGCGCGCGATGCTGACGCTGCAAGAGCGCGGCGCGGCGACGCTCGATTACGGCAACAACATCCGCCAGATGGCGCTCGAGATGGGCGTCGAGAACGCGTTCGACTTCCCGGGCTTCGTGCCCGCATACATCCGGCCGCTCTTCTGCGAGGGCAAGGGGCCGTTCCGCTGGGTCGCGCTGTCGGGCGACCCCGAGGACATCTACAAGACCGACCAGAAGGTCAAGGAGCTGATCCCCGACGATCCGCACCTGCACAACTGGCTCGACATGGCGCGCGAGCGCATCGCGTTCCAGGGCCTGCCCGCGCGGATCTGCTGGGTCGGCGTGAAGGATCGCTATCGCCTCGGCCAGGCGTTCAACGAGATGGTGAAGAACGGCGAGCTGAAGGCGCCGATCGTGATCGGCCGCGATCACCTCGACACCGGCTCGGTCGCGAGCCCGAACCGCGAAACGGAATCGATGAAGGACGGCTCGGACGCGGTCAGCGACTGGCCGCTCCTCAATGCGCTGCTGAACACCGCGGGCGGCGCGTCGTGGGTGTCGCTGCATCACGGCGGCGGTGTCGGCATGGGTTTCTCGCAGCACGCGGGCGTCGTGATCGTCGCCGACGGCACCGATGCCGCGCACGAGCGCCTCGGCCGCGTGCTGTTCAACGATCCGGCCACGGGCGTGATGCGCCATGCGGATGCCGGCTACGAGCTCGCGCAGCGCACCGCGAAGGAAGCGGGCCTCAAGCTGCCGATGCTCGGACGCTGA
- a CDS encoding gamma-glutamyl-gamma-aminobutyrate hydrolase family protein codes for MDERIDTAPRPVVGICADRKTVGLHVAHVAGEKYLTAVVDGALAIAIVLPALGARQRADELLALVDGLLLTGSYSNVEPARYGGPASAPGTLHDAARDATTLPLVRAAIDAGVPMLAICRGMQELNVAYGGTLHQEVHALSGHADHREDLSASVDVQYGPAHPIRLEPGGLLQRLAHGAETVQVNSLHAQGIERLGDGLTVEARAPDGLVEAIGVRDARAFALGVQWHPEWRFDSNPLSQEIFAAFGAACRARMRRAAERATRA; via the coding sequence ATGGATGAACGCATCGACACCGCGCCGCGGCCCGTCGTCGGCATCTGCGCGGATCGCAAGACGGTCGGCCTGCATGTCGCGCACGTCGCGGGCGAGAAATATTTGACCGCGGTCGTCGACGGCGCGCTCGCGATTGCGATCGTGCTGCCCGCGCTCGGCGCGCGGCAGCGCGCGGACGAACTGCTCGCGCTCGTCGACGGCCTGCTGTTGACGGGCAGCTATTCGAACGTCGAGCCCGCGCGCTATGGCGGCCCGGCGAGCGCACCCGGCACGCTGCACGACGCGGCGCGCGATGCGACCACGCTGCCGCTCGTGCGCGCGGCGATCGACGCCGGCGTGCCCATGCTCGCGATCTGCCGAGGGATGCAGGAACTGAACGTCGCGTACGGCGGCACGCTGCATCAGGAAGTGCACGCGTTGAGCGGCCATGCCGATCATCGCGAGGACTTGTCCGCGTCGGTCGACGTGCAGTACGGCCCCGCGCATCCGATCCGGCTCGAGCCGGGCGGCCTGCTGCAGCGCCTCGCGCACGGCGCGGAAACCGTCCAAGTCAATTCGCTGCACGCGCAAGGCATCGAACGGCTCGGCGACGGGCTGACCGTCGAGGCGCGCGCGCCGGACGGGCTCGTCGAAGCGATCGGCGTGCGCGACGCGCGCGCGTTCGCGCTCGGCGTGCAATGGCATCCGGAATGGCGGTTCGACAGCAATCCGCTGTCGCAAGAAATCTTTGCGGCGTTCGGCGCGGCGTGCCGCGCCCGAATGCGCAGGGCGGCCGAGCGCGCGACACGCGCGTGA
- a CDS encoding aspartate aminotransferase family protein has protein sequence MTYRTEDIAFVQPLRATASQRTTAQYRALDAAHHIHPFSDMGALNRAGSRVIVKAEGVYLWDSDGNKIIDGMAGLWCVNVGYGRKELADAAYRQLQELPFYNTFFKTTHPPIIELSALLAEIAPPSFNHFFYCNSGSEGNDTVLRVVHQYWRTQNQPQKKVVISRRNGYHGSTIAGATLGGMGYMHEQMPSKVEHVVHIDQPYFFGEAQGNLTPEEFGLARAQQLEAKILELGAENVAAFIGEPFQGAGGVIFPPSTYWPEIERICRKYDVLLVADEVIGGFGRTGEWFAHRHFGFEPDLMTLAKGLTSGYVPMGAVALSDRIADALIAHGEFNHGMTYSGHPVAAAVAVANLKVLRDEKIVERVKTDTGPYFQQRLRETFADHPIVGEIAGAGLVAGLQLAREPGARKRFENGGEVGTICRDYCFNGNLVMRATGDRMLLSPPLVISKAEIDEIVEKAKRAIDATAKQLGMAS, from the coding sequence GTGACGTATCGAACCGAAGACATCGCTTTTGTACAGCCGCTGCGCGCGACCGCGTCGCAGCGTACCACCGCGCAGTACCGCGCGCTCGACGCCGCGCATCACATCCATCCGTTTTCCGACATGGGCGCGCTCAATCGCGCCGGCAGCCGCGTGATCGTGAAGGCCGAAGGCGTCTATCTGTGGGATTCCGACGGCAACAAGATCATCGACGGGATGGCCGGGCTCTGGTGCGTGAACGTCGGTTACGGCCGCAAGGAACTCGCGGACGCCGCGTATCGGCAGCTCCAGGAACTGCCGTTCTACAACACGTTCTTCAAGACGACGCACCCGCCGATCATCGAGCTGTCGGCGTTGCTCGCCGAGATCGCGCCGCCGTCGTTCAATCACTTCTTCTATTGCAACAGCGGATCGGAAGGCAACGACACGGTGCTGCGCGTCGTCCATCAATACTGGCGCACGCAGAACCAACCGCAGAAGAAGGTCGTGATCTCGCGCAGGAACGGCTATCACGGTTCGACGATCGCGGGCGCGACGCTCGGCGGCATGGGCTACATGCACGAGCAGATGCCGTCGAAGGTCGAGCACGTCGTCCATATCGATCAGCCGTACTTCTTCGGCGAAGCGCAGGGCAATCTGACGCCGGAAGAATTCGGACTCGCCCGCGCACAACAGCTCGAAGCGAAGATTCTCGAGCTCGGCGCGGAGAACGTCGCCGCGTTCATCGGCGAGCCGTTCCAGGGCGCGGGCGGCGTGATCTTTCCGCCGTCGACATACTGGCCCGAGATCGAGCGGATCTGCCGCAAGTACGACGTGCTGCTCGTCGCCGACGAAGTGATCGGCGGGTTCGGGCGCACCGGCGAATGGTTCGCGCATCGGCACTTCGGCTTCGAGCCCGATCTGATGACGCTCGCGAAGGGGCTGACGAGCGGCTACGTGCCGATGGGCGCCGTCGCGCTGTCCGACCGGATCGCTGATGCGCTGATCGCGCACGGCGAGTTCAATCACGGGATGACGTATTCGGGGCATCCGGTCGCGGCGGCGGTGGCGGTCGCGAATCTGAAGGTGCTGCGCGACGAGAAGATCGTCGAGCGCGTGAAGACCGACACCGGCCCGTACTTCCAGCAGCGGCTGCGCGAGACGTTCGCCGATCATCCGATCGTCGGCGAGATCGCGGGCGCGGGGCTCGTCGCGGGCCTTCAGCTCGCGCGCGAACCCGGCGCGCGCAAGCGCTTCGAGAACGGCGGCGAGGTCGGCACGATCTGCCGCGACTACTGCTTCAACGGCAACCTGGTGATGCGCGCGACAGGCGACCGGATGCTGCTGTCGCCGCCGCTCGTGATCTCGAAAGCGGAGATCGACGAGATCGTCGAGAAGGCGAAGCGGGCGATCGATGCGACGGCGAAGCAACTGGGCATGGCGTCGTAG
- the hutC gene encoding histidine utilization repressor, producing MSTPAYQEIKDFILDRIHAGEWAEGDQVPSENELAREFKVARMTVNRALRELTAEQVLTRIQGAGTFVARPKYESTLVAIRSISDEIAARGHKHHARVLDLVTMKADEGLADEMQVPLNTKIFRSAMLHYENDEPVQLEERWVNPAVAADYADQDFSTITPNQYLMRVAPLQRVEYRIEAAMPDRAMREQLETGETEPCLVLHRRTWSQGVVASVVNLWHPGSRYRFTGHF from the coding sequence ATGAGCACGCCCGCCTATCAGGAAATCAAGGACTTCATCCTCGATCGCATTCACGCCGGCGAATGGGCGGAAGGCGATCAGGTGCCGTCCGAGAACGAGCTCGCGCGCGAATTCAAGGTCGCGCGGATGACCGTCAACCGCGCACTGCGCGAACTGACGGCCGAGCAGGTGCTCACGCGCATCCAGGGGGCGGGCACCTTCGTCGCGCGGCCGAAGTACGAATCGACGCTCGTCGCGATCCGCAGCATCTCCGACGAGATCGCCGCGCGCGGCCACAAGCACCACGCGCGCGTGCTCGACCTCGTCACGATGAAGGCCGACGAAGGGCTCGCCGACGAGATGCAGGTGCCGCTCAACACGAAGATCTTCCGCTCGGCGATGCTGCACTACGAGAACGACGAGCCGGTCCAGCTCGAAGAGCGCTGGGTCAATCCGGCCGTCGCCGCGGACTACGCGGACCAGGATTTCTCGACGATCACGCCGAACCAGTACCTGATGCGCGTCGCGCCGCTGCAGCGCGTCGAGTACCGGATCGAGGCGGCGATGCCCGACCGTGCGATGCGCGAGCAGCTCGAGACGGGCGAGACCGAGCCGTGCCTCGTGCTGCATCGGCGCACGTGGTCGCAAGGCGTCGTCGCGTCGGTCGTGAATCTCTGGCATCCGGGCAGCCGCTATCGCTTCACAGGTCATTTCTGA
- the hutI gene encoding imidazolonepropionase has protein sequence MKSILWHNLKLCAHGDPNDTIADAAIAVNGDGTIAWLGRASDAPAGYVHWAREDLRGAWVTPGLVDCHTHLVYGGQRADEFAQRLAGVSYEEIAQRGGGIVSTVRATREASEAMLFEQAAARLRPLLAEGVTAIEIKSGYGLEFESERRMLRVARQLGERFPVSVYTTFLGAHALPPEYADRADAYVDEVCDRMLPALADEGLVDAVDVFCERIGFTLAQSERVFEAAAQRGLPVKMHAEQLSNGGGAALAARYRALSADHLEYLDEAGVAAMRASGTTAVLLPGAYYFIRETKMPPIDLLRRHGVPIALATDHNPGTSPLTSLLLTMNMGCTLFKLTVQEALLGVTRHAAMALGASDRHGSLAPGRQADFAVWSVATLAELAYWFGRPLCERVVKGGATVFARDAR, from the coding sequence ATGAAATCGATTCTCTGGCACAACCTGAAACTGTGCGCGCACGGCGACCCGAACGACACGATCGCCGACGCCGCGATCGCGGTGAACGGCGACGGCACGATCGCGTGGCTCGGACGCGCGAGCGACGCGCCGGCCGGCTACGTGCACTGGGCGCGCGAGGATCTGCGCGGCGCATGGGTGACGCCCGGCCTCGTCGACTGCCACACGCATCTCGTCTACGGCGGCCAGCGCGCGGACGAGTTCGCGCAGCGTCTCGCCGGCGTGAGCTACGAAGAGATCGCGCAGCGTGGCGGCGGCATCGTGTCGACGGTGCGCGCGACGCGCGAAGCGAGCGAGGCGATGCTCTTCGAGCAGGCGGCCGCGCGGCTGCGGCCGCTCCTCGCCGAAGGCGTGACCGCGATCGAGATCAAGTCCGGATATGGGCTCGAGTTCGAGAGCGAGCGCCGGATGCTGCGCGTCGCGCGGCAGCTCGGTGAGCGCTTCCCGGTGAGCGTCTACACGACGTTCCTCGGCGCGCACGCGCTGCCGCCCGAATACGCGGACCGCGCGGACGCATACGTCGACGAAGTCTGCGATCGGATGCTGCCCGCGCTCGCCGACGAAGGGCTCGTCGACGCGGTCGACGTGTTTTGCGAGCGGATCGGCTTCACGCTCGCTCAGAGCGAGCGGGTGTTCGAGGCGGCCGCGCAGCGCGGGCTGCCGGTCAAGATGCATGCGGAGCAGTTGTCGAACGGCGGCGGCGCCGCGCTCGCCGCCCGCTATCGCGCGCTGTCCGCCGATCATCTCGAATATCTGGACGAGGCGGGCGTCGCGGCGATGCGCGCGTCCGGCACGACGGCCGTGCTGCTGCCGGGCGCCTATTACTTCATTCGGGAGACGAAAATGCCGCCGATCGATCTGCTGCGCCGGCACGGCGTGCCGATCGCGCTCGCGACCGATCACAATCCGGGCACGTCGCCGCTCACGTCGCTGCTGTTGACGATGAACATGGGCTGCACGCTGTTCAAGTTGACGGTGCAGGAAGCGCTCCTCGGCGTCACGCGCCATGCGGCGATGGCGCTCGGCGCAAGCGACCGGCACGGCTCGCTCGCGCCGGGGCGGCAGGCGGACTTCGCAGTGTGGTCGGTGGCGACGCTCGCGGAGCTTGCGTACTGGTTCGGCCGGCCGTTGTGCGAGCGGGTCGTGAAGGGCGGTGCGACGGTGTTCGCGCGCGATGCGCGCTGA
- a CDS encoding glutamine synthetase family protein, whose translation MQDIDDFLRQHRITEVEAIIPDMAGIARGKIIPRNKFETGESMRLPQAVMVQTVTGDYPEDGTLTGVTDPDMVCVPDASTICLIPWAVDPTAQVIHDCVHFDGSPVEISPRFVLRRVLDLYRAKGWKPVVAPELEFYLVDMNKDPDLPLRPPVGRTGRAETGRQSYSIEAVNEFDPLFEDIYEYCELQGLDIDTLIHEVGAAQMEINFLHGDALSLADQVFLFKRTVREAALRHNMYATFMAKPMENEPGSAMHIHQSIVDIETGRNLFIDASGDVTPMFRGYLAGLQKYTPALMPIFAPYINSYRRLSRFMAAPINVQWGYDNRTVGFRIPHSAAAARRIENRIPGVDCNPYLAIAGTLAAGYLGVTQALEPTQPLASDGYSLPYQLPRNLEEGLTLMSACTPLAEMLGEKFVKAYLALKETEYEAFFRVISSWERRHLLLHV comes from the coding sequence ATGCAAGACATCGATGATTTTCTGAGGCAGCACCGGATCACCGAAGTGGAAGCGATCATCCCCGACATGGCGGGGATCGCGCGCGGCAAGATCATCCCGCGCAACAAGTTCGAAACGGGCGAATCGATGCGACTGCCGCAGGCGGTGATGGTGCAGACCGTGACCGGCGATTACCCGGAAGACGGCACGCTGACGGGCGTGACCGATCCCGACATGGTGTGCGTGCCCGACGCGTCGACGATCTGCCTGATTCCGTGGGCGGTCGATCCGACCGCGCAAGTGATTCACGATTGCGTGCATTTCGACGGCTCTCCCGTCGAGATCTCGCCGCGTTTCGTGCTGCGCCGCGTGCTCGATCTGTATCGCGCGAAAGGGTGGAAGCCCGTCGTCGCGCCGGAGCTCGAGTTCTATCTGGTCGACATGAACAAGGACCCGGATTTGCCGCTGCGGCCGCCCGTCGGGCGTACGGGGCGCGCGGAGACGGGGCGGCAATCGTACTCGATCGAAGCCGTCAACGAGTTCGATCCGCTCTTCGAGGATATCTACGAATACTGTGAGCTGCAGGGCCTCGACATCGACACGCTGATCCACGAAGTCGGCGCTGCGCAGATGGAAATCAACTTCCTGCACGGCGACGCGCTGTCGCTTGCCGATCAGGTGTTCCTGTTCAAGCGCACGGTGCGCGAGGCGGCGCTGCGCCACAACATGTACGCGACATTCATGGCGAAGCCGATGGAGAACGAGCCCGGCTCGGCGATGCACATCCATCAGAGCATCGTCGACATCGAGACGGGCCGCAATCTCTTCATCGACGCGAGCGGCGACGTGACGCCGATGTTCCGCGGCTATCTCGCCGGGCTGCAGAAGTACACGCCCGCGCTGATGCCGATCTTCGCGCCGTACATCAATTCGTATCGCCGGCTGTCCCGCTTCATGGCCGCGCCGATCAACGTACAGTGGGGCTACGACAACCGCACGGTCGGCTTCCGGATTCCGCATTCGGCGGCGGCCGCGCGGCGGATCGAGAACCGGATTCCGGGCGTCGACTGCAATCCGTATCTCGCGATCGCGGGCACGCTCGCGGCCGGCTACCTCGGCGTCACGCAGGCGCTCGAACCGACCCAGCCGCTCGCGAGCGACGGCTACAGCCTGCCGTATCAATTGCCGCGCAATCTCGAGGAAGGGCTCACGCTGATGAGTGCATGCACGCCGCTCGCCGAGATGCTCGGCGAAAAGTTCGTGAAGGCCTATCTTGCGCTGAAGGAAACGGAGTACGAAGCATTTTTCCGCGTGATCAGCTCGTGGGAGCGCAGGCATTTGCTGCTGCACGTTTGA
- a CDS encoding formimidoylglutamate deiminase, protein MTKIDSMLFAEHAYLPGGWRRDVLLRWDATGALVDVRANAAAPAGVARANGPLLPGMPNLHSHAFQRAMAGLTEYRANLSDTFWSWRDLMYRFALKITPDALAAVARWLYVEMLKSGYTSVCEFHYVHHTPDGARYPRRAELAARVVGAAQDAGIGITMLPVAYQYSGFGERAPRDDQRRFINTPDALLALVDELRGELPEHGGLRYGIAPHSLRAVSESGLRELLDGLPADAPVHIHIAEQTAEVDDCMRAYGARPAQWLLDRFDVNARWCLVHATHLDAAETGALARSGAIAGLCPTTEANLGDGIFPAVDYLAAGGAIGIGSDSHAAVDWRAELRLFEYGQRLVRRERNVLADSAHTHVADRLFAASLAGGACAAGRPVGALEAGRRADWIVLDPAHPSIAEHGSDTWLSGAVFAEHGDTPVLDVYVGGEQVVSARRHRDEESAYAGYRGALAQLLR, encoded by the coding sequence ATGACGAAGATCGATTCGATGTTGTTTGCCGAGCATGCCTATCTGCCCGGCGGCTGGCGGCGCGACGTGCTGCTGCGCTGGGACGCGACGGGCGCGCTCGTCGATGTCCGCGCGAACGCGGCGGCGCCTGCGGGCGTCGCGCGCGCGAACGGGCCACTGCTGCCCGGCATGCCGAACCTGCATTCGCACGCGTTCCAGCGCGCGATGGCGGGGCTCACCGAATATCGCGCGAACCTGTCCGACACGTTCTGGAGCTGGCGCGACCTGATGTACCGCTTCGCGCTGAAGATCACGCCCGACGCGCTCGCCGCGGTCGCGCGCTGGCTCTATGTCGAGATGCTGAAGAGCGGCTATACGTCGGTGTGCGAATTTCATTACGTCCATCACACGCCGGACGGCGCGCGCTATCCGCGGCGCGCGGAGCTGGCCGCGCGCGTCGTCGGCGCGGCGCAAGACGCGGGCATCGGCATCACGATGCTGCCTGTCGCGTATCAGTACAGCGGCTTCGGCGAACGCGCGCCGCGCGACGACCAGCGCCGCTTCATCAATACGCCCGACGCGCTGCTCGCGCTCGTCGACGAGTTGCGCGGCGAGCTGCCCGAGCACGGCGGGCTGCGCTACGGCATCGCGCCGCATTCGCTGCGCGCGGTGTCGGAAAGCGGATTGCGCGAATTGCTCGACGGATTGCCGGCCGATGCGCCCGTGCACATCCACATCGCCGAGCAGACGGCGGAAGTCGACGACTGCATGCGCGCGTACGGCGCGCGGCCGGCGCAGTGGCTGCTCGACCGCTTCGACGTGAACGCGCGCTGGTGCCTCGTGCATGCGACGCATCTCGACGCGGCCGAGACGGGCGCGCTCGCGCGCAGCGGCGCGATCGCGGGCCTGTGTCCGACGACCGAGGCGAATCTCGGCGACGGAATTTTCCCGGCAGTCGACTATCTCGCGGCCGGCGGTGCGATCGGCATCGGCTCGGACAGCCATGCGGCCGTCGACTGGCGCGCCGAACTGCGCCTCTTCGAATACGGGCAGCGGCTCGTGCGGCGCGAGCGCAATGTGCTTGCCGATTCGGCGCATACTCATGTGGCGGACCGTCTGTTCGCGGCCTCGCTCGCGGGCGGCGCATGCGCGGCCGGCCGGCCGGTCGGCGCGCTCGAAGCGGGCCGGCGCGCCGACTGGATCGTGCTCGATCCTGCACATCCGTCGATCGCCGAGCACGGCAGCGATACGTGGCTGTCGGGCGCGGTGTTCGCCGAGCACGGCGACACGCCGGTGCTCGACGTGTATGTCGGCGGCGAGCAGGTCGTGAGCGCGCGCCGGCATCGCGACGAGGAATCCGCGTACGCGGGGTATCGTGGGGCGCTCGCGCAATTGCTGCGCTGA
- a CDS encoding HutD family protein, translating into MRMVSSTMQSTLIRADSLVASPWKNGGGVTREIAAHPSGERTTGAAFDTFAWRVSIADVAQPGPFSRFDGIDRTLVLLAGAGMTLVEPDGARHVLRAPLDHVGFAGETALAAELHDGPTRDFNLMTRRDAARGSVDAWHGGGAAYALRAHAVLLFCASGAPVVDLGDGAPIALNPFDTLRLDDPANGELRCTIHGDGALLAVGVTLLHDKA; encoded by the coding sequence ATGCGGATGGTGTCGTCTACGATGCAATCGACGCTGATACGCGCGGATTCGCTCGTTGCGTCGCCGTGGAAGAATGGCGGCGGCGTGACGCGCGAGATCGCCGCGCATCCGTCGGGCGAGCGCACGACCGGCGCTGCCTTCGACACCTTCGCGTGGCGCGTGAGCATCGCGGACGTCGCGCAGCCGGGGCCGTTCTCGCGTTTCGACGGCATCGACCGCACGCTCGTGCTGCTCGCGGGCGCAGGGATGACGCTCGTCGAACCGGACGGCGCGCGGCACGTACTGCGTGCGCCGCTCGATCACGTTGGATTCGCGGGCGAGACTGCGCTCGCGGCCGAACTGCACGACGGCCCGACGCGCGACTTCAACTTGATGACGCGGCGCGACGCGGCGCGCGGCAGCGTCGACGCGTGGCACGGCGGCGGCGCGGCGTATGCGCTGCGCGCGCACGCCGTGCTGCTGTTCTGCGCGAGCGGTGCACCCGTCGTCGATCTCGGCGATGGCGCGCCCATCGCGCTGAACCCGTTCGACACGCTGCGCCTCGACGATCCCGCGAACGGCGAGCTACGATGCACGATCCACGGCGACGGCGCGTTGCTCGCGGTCGGCGTGACGCTTCTTCACGACAAGGCTTGA